The following coding sequences are from one Anolis sagrei isolate rAnoSag1 chromosome 6, rAnoSag1.mat, whole genome shotgun sequence window:
- the SNX10 gene encoding sorting nexin-10: MAPKHEEQEFVTVLVRDPQLQREDYWHSYIDYEIFIHTNSMCFTRKTSCVRRRFREFVWLRQRLQSNAVLIQLPELPSKTPFFNTNNPQHVDQRRQGLQEFLQKILQNPLLLSDSRLHLFVQTQLSPEDIEACVSGHTKYSVAEAIHQFACLKRKFPVEHEETKKEENSADSDSESSSSGLGHSSDDSNSHGCKGSTVPEEP; this comes from the exons GAATTTGTAACAGTCTTGGTTCGAGATCCCCAGCTACAAAGGGAAGACTATTGGCATTCATATATAGACTATGAAATCTTCATTCAT ACAAATAGCATGTGTTTTACAAGGAAAACTTCTTGTGTTCGGCGGCGGTTTAGAGAATTTGTGTGGCTCCGCCAGAGACTTCAGAGCAATGCGGTGCTAAT acAATTGCCAGAACTTCCATCCAAAACTCCCTTTTTTAACACAAATAACCCCCAACACGTGGATCAGCGCCGTCAAGGCTTACAAGAGTTCCTTCAAAA gatcctCCAGAATCCACTCTTGCTTTCAGACAGTCGACTTCACCTCTTTGTACAAACCCAGCTGAGTCCAGAAGACATTGAGGCTTGTGTATCGGGACATACAAAATATTCTGTTGCTGAAGCAATCCACCAGTTTGCCTGCTTGAAACGGAAGTTTCCTGTAGAACACGAAgagacaaaaaaagaagaaaattctgCGGATTCAGATTCTGAAAG TTCATCCTCCGGGCTTGGACACAGCAGTGATGATAGCAATTCACACGGATGTAAAGGAAGCACAGTTCCAGAAGAACCCTGA